The DNA window TAGCAGCCTAACCCTACACCATGTAATAAATGTAAATAGATAACATTGAACTTTCAAGGTAATTAAAAGATTAACCAAATTAATCGAGGCAGGAAATTCTGACCATAGTTAACCAATTTTCCACATTCACGGCTCAAATCTATATTAATTAACGTGACCTATTTTGCTAAGTTACTATATTATATTATCAAAATTATCAATATTTTTCTACAAATGGTAGCTATTATACtcaaatttaatttctaaattcTTGACTTGTCTTCAATTTCATAACATATACATATGAACTTTCAAAAACAAACCACGTTTTTCTTCTTCAACATATTCACACGTTGAACAAATCAAATcacaccaaataataataattatatatatagatatacatATATAGATATAAAACCTACCTCTCATTCATCTTTCATCAAACACAAAAATGGCAATCACCATGAAAAGAAACCTCTCCATCTTCCTTTTCATAGCGATAACCTCCATAGCCTCAACACAAGCAGCAAAGTTCAACATCACAAACAACTGCAACTACACCGTCTGGGCCGCCGCAGTCCCCGGCGGCGGTGCAAAACTCAACCCCGGCGAATCATGGAACATGAACATGACCAACGGCACAAACAACGCAAGAATCTGGGGTCGAACCAACTGCACTTTCGACAACTCCGGTGTCGGAAAGTGCCAAACAGGTGATTGCAACAGCACCCTCGAATGTAAAACATACGGTACACCACCAAACACAGTCCTAGAATTCGCTTTGAACATGTACAACGACCTCGATTTCTACGATGTTTCGCTTGTACAAGGCTTTAACATCCCGATTAAGTTGACACCTTCGTCAACCTTATGTAGCATGGTTAATTGTACTAGGAATATTGTGGATGAGTGTCCTAAAGCTCTTAAGGTAGCAGGTGGGTGCAACAATCCTTGTACAACGTTTGGAACAACTGAATATTGTTGTGACTCAAATTCTGCTAAATCTGTTGCTACAAATGCTTCTGCCACGTGTGCTCCAACGAATTATTCTAAGTTCTTTAAGGATAGGTGTCCTTATGCTTATAGTTACCCTAAAGACGATGCAACCAGCACTTATACTTGTATGGGAGGAACTACCTATGATGTTGAGTTTTgtccttaatttttttttatttgatttttatttgtattgttttcATTTTATGATTCTTGTTGTATACTTAGATATATGTATTTCTAATAATCGAATAAATTGGTTGTCTTAGGGGATGATTCCCTTGCACATCTATGTGATATGATGTGTTTTAGTTAGATCTTTGTATAAGTAAATAAAGTAAGATTTATGTAAAAGTAAATTCTGATTATATGAGAATATCTAATTGATGTTTATTGAATAAGAGACCTTGATTCATATAGTTCATATCACAGAAAGCCATATATGCAGGTTTAAATACAGAATCAGCTTCTTTTTCATCCATACTGTATCACAATTTTGTCACATATATGAATGCTTATTCAAGGTGTTGCAATTTTTGTTTGTCAATTGATGAACATCAAATGgctatattttactttttttaggGGACAATGTTTTATTGTTATAGTCGTGAATGATTTGGTCAAACATAACGACATTAACAAAACGTGTAGttgttaatttaaaaataatccttttttttcttcttttgtatgGGTCTTCTTTCTAAAGTTGAATATTTCAGCCCATATATCCATCATTTTCCAAACATGATTGTCAACTCGACGTAATGAGGTGGTATATGCGGAAAAGCTTGTTGAGCAAGCCAAGGCAAAGCAAATATTCGACATAAAAATAGGGTAAGGCAGGCTAATAGAGTTTGGCTTAGATAATCAACCAGTTGTGTAAATGTTTGCATGCATTTTTGGCATAAGCAGAATAACTAAATCTAAAACAAAGTAAGGCTTCCATCTAAAACAAATATGTGAGATATTGTATTGAATTCTATACGGTTGAATGGTAGTTTATTGGTTTGACAATTGGACATAATCTTAATGTCGTTGAAGTCTGTTCATatgttgtagtcgaagtatgCTAGAATTGATAATATGTTGAATTAGGCTTGTTTGTTAAGCCCAATTGGTTAAATTAGCTTGTTTCTTAAGTTAACTTGTGTAAtgagtttgtatgtaaaaatCCATTAGTTTAGTGTGctagttttcttataaatagcatactagtctctcatcattgcacaatgcaaatcctaattagggtgatagaagttatttgttattctataacacttgtaattttgttttaaagAGAACGGAAGAAATAGCAGTTTATAACCAAATTCATTGTGTTCTTCCTGTTTCCCTATTTCCTACCCTTGTGGTTTCTTGCCAATCAAGAAACCGGTTATACTTTGTTATTCCAGCATCGTTTTTTACAACAAATTAGGGCACTGAACATGGAGAAAAATATCGTCAACAaaatatgagattgaaaagttcgtcggagtgaatgatttcggcatgtggtgcttgaagatgaaagccctactggttcagcaaagTTGTTTAGAAGCTTTGAAGAAGCCGCAACCATGGAAGTTGCgttaatggacaaagaaaaacGACTATGATGGAGAAATCCCACAACGCCATCttattgagccttggtgataagattCTCCAACGGGTTTCGAAGGAGATGACAACGTCGGTTTTATGGGTGAAACTCGAAAGTTTATACATGACCAAATCATTGGT is part of the Vicia villosa cultivar HV-30 ecotype Madison, WI linkage group LG2, Vvil1.0, whole genome shotgun sequence genome and encodes:
- the LOC131652436 gene encoding protein P21-like, which codes for MAITMKRNLSIFLFIAITSIASTQAAKFNITNNCNYTVWAAAVPGGGAKLNPGESWNMNMTNGTNNARIWGRTNCTFDNSGVGKCQTGDCNSTLECKTYGTPPNTVLEFALNMYNDLDFYDVSLVQGFNIPIKLTPSSTLCSMVNCTRNIVDECPKALKVAGGCNNPCTTFGTTEYCCDSNSAKSVATNASATCAPTNYSKFFKDRCPYAYSYPKDDATSTYTCMGGTTYDVEFCP